A single genomic interval of Astyanax mexicanus isolate ESR-SI-001 chromosome 4, AstMex3_surface, whole genome shotgun sequence harbors:
- the LOC125801411 gene encoding zinc finger protein 239-like — MKPSPNMEKHQHSVKSFTQHSNLKKHQRIHTGEKTHHCSDCGKSFTKQSNLKIHQRIHTGEKPYHCSDCGKRFTAKSNLKIHQRIHTGEKTYHCSDCGKSFNQQSNLKIHQRIHTGEKPYYCSDCGKSFTLQSTLNNHQRIHTGEKPYYCSDCGKSFTEQSALQKHQRIHTGEKPYYCSDCGKSFTLQVTFQIHQRIHTGEKPYYCSDCGRSFTQQVTFQIHQRIHTGEKPYYCSDCGKSFTQQNSLKKHQHIHTGEKPYHCSVCGKSFNQQSHLKNHQSIHTGEKTVPNLSHGN; from the coding sequence atgaagccaagtcccaacatggagaaacatcagcactctgtcaagagttttactcaacatagtaatctcaaaaaacaccagcgcattcacacaggagaaaaaacacatcactgctcagactgtgggaagagttttactaaacagagtaatctcaaaattcaccagcgcattcacacaggagagaaaccgtatcactgctcagactgtgggaagagatttactgcaaagagtaatctcaaaattcaccagcgcattcacacaggagaaaaaacgtatcactgctcagactgtgggaagagttttaatcaacagagtaatctcaaaatacatcagcgcattcacacaggagagaaaccgtattactgctcagactgtgggaagagttttactttacagagtactctcaataatcaccagcgcattcacacaggagagaaaccgtattactgctcagactgtgggaagagttttactgaacagagtgctctccaaaaacaccagcgcattcatacaggagagaaaccgtattactgctcagactgtgggaagagttttactctacaGGTTACAttccaaatacaccagcgcattcacactggagagaaaccgtattactgctcagactgtgggaggagttttactcaacaggttacattccaaatacaccagcgcattcacactggagagaaaccgtattactgctcagactgtgggaagagttttactcaacagaatagtctcaaaaaacaccagcacattcacacaggagagaaaccgtatcactgctcagtctgtgggaagagttttaatcaacagagtcatctcaaaaatcaccagagcattcacacaggagagaaaactgtacCAAATTTGTCCcacggcaattaa